The region ATTGCAAGAAAGAGATCATAATAGGTGTTTCCCTAGAAGctgatgttaagaaggggttgatagAGTTGTTGTGTGAATATGtcgatgtgtttgcttggtcgTACCAAGACATGCCAAGATTGGATACGGACATTGTGATGCAGCGTCTTCCGCTCAAATAGGATTGCCCTCCGGTAAAGGAGaagctaagaagaactcgacctgatatggctATCAAAATCAAGGAAGAGATTCAGAAGCAGCTAGATGCAGGCTTTCTAGCAGTATCAAATTACCCTCAATGGGTTTCTAATATCGTACCCATGCCTAATAAATATGGCAAGGTGTGTATatgtgtggattatagagacttAAACAGGGCTAGcctgaaagatgattttccgctacctcacatcgatgtgttaGTGGATAATACTACCCAATTCTttgtattctccttcatggacgatttttttggatataaccaaatcaaaatggattcagaagatatggagaagacaacatttaTCATCCCATGAGGAACATTCTACTAAAAAGTTATGTCGTTCAGTCTGAAGAACGTTGGAGCGACATATCAAAGAGCTATTGtcactctctttcatgatatgattcataaagagattgaggtatatgttgatgatatgattgctaagtcccaAACTGAAGAAGAGCACCTCATTCACTTAtaaaagttgtttgaaagattaAGGAAATTCAGATAAAAACTTAACACTAATAAGTGCATATGGGGTAAGATCTGGCAAATTGCTAGGTTTTATTGTTAGCTAGTGTGGCATCGAGGTTGATCCCGACAAAGTCAAAGCCAGACAAGTTATGCATGCAACAAGAACTGAAAAGGAGGTTTGTGGATTTTTAGGATGATTGAACTACATAGCCAGTTCATATCCCACCTAACTGCCACATGCGAACCTATCTTGAAACTCTTGCGAAAGGATCAAGACATTGAGTGGAACGAGAACTGTCAAAGAGCGTTTGAGGGGATAAAATAGTATCTTCAAGAACCACCCATCTTGATGCCATTAGTTCCTAGAAGACCTCTTATCATGTACTTGACAGTCCTAGAAGACTTtatgggttgtgtacttggtTAACATGATGAATCAGGTAtgaaagagcatgccatctactaccttagcaagaagttcactgactgcGAATCAAGATACTCTTTGCTAGAGAAAACTTATTGTGCCCTTTCATGGGCTTCCAAATGATTGAGGCAGTACATGTCAACTCACACTACGTTgttgatctccaaaatggataTGATAAAGTACATTTTTAAGAAACCTGCTCCGATCGTATACAATATTCAGTACGTAACACAGAAAGCCATCAAGGGCAGTGTGTTATTTGACTATTTGGCACATCAACCAGTGGAAGATTACCAACCCATAAGGTTTGATTTTCACGATGAAGACATCTTGTTCATAAGAGAGTGCAACGTTCCTAGTCCTGAGGAAGGCCCCGAACCAAGATCAcgatggacgctcgtgttcgacgGTGCTTCCAATGCTCAAGGACATGGAATAGGTGCAATCATCACTTCACCAATAAGATTTCATCTTCCGTTTACCGCGAGATTATGCTTTAACTACACtaacaatatggcagaatatgaagcatgCATCTTCAATATTGAAGTAACAATCGACTTAAGGATCAAAATACTTGAGGTTTATGGAGACTCAACTCTCGTCGTTAGTCAAGTACGGGGAGACTGGGAACCCCGTGATCACAAGCTAATTCCTTACAAAGAACACATTATAAAATTGATTCCCTGCTTTGATCAAATCACTTTTCATCATATTCCAAGGGAAGAAAATAAATTAGCAGACACTCTGGCCACTTTAACATCCACGTTTAAGGTCAAGTGGATGAATGAAGCTCCTTCTATCCATAGTGAGCACCTGGATGAGCCTGCATACTGTTTTGCAACCAAGGAAGAGTTAGATGGAAAACCTTGGTACCACGATATCAAGACGTACCTTGAAAAACATATGTACCCTAAAATTGCATCTATCACAGATAAGAAGGCTTTGAGAAACTTTTTATCCAAGTTCTTCTTAAATGGAGATGTGTTGTATAAGCAAAGTTATGATTCGGTCCTGCTCAGATGTttggatagacacgaagcagagCGAATTATAACAGAtgtgcatgaaggttcctttggaACATATTCCAGTGGGCATTCAATGTCTAAGAAGATCCTCAGAGCGGGATATTACTAGCTAACTATGGAAGTAGACTATTTTCATCACGTGCAAACTTGTCacaaatgccaaatctatgctgacagAATACACGTGCCTCCAATACCTTCGAATGTCATCTCATCTCCGTGTCCCTTTGCTATGTGGGGTATCACCATGATCGGTTATATTAAGCCAACCGCTTCGAACGGGCATAAGTACATCCTTGTTGCTCTCGActattttaccaaatgggtagaa is a window of Lathyrus oleraceus cultivar Zhongwan6 chromosome 6, CAAS_Psat_ZW6_1.0, whole genome shotgun sequence DNA encoding:
- the LOC127093757 gene encoding uncharacterized protein LOC127093757: MDMIKYIFKKPAPIVYNIQYVTQKAIKGSVLFDYLAHQPVEDYQPIRFDFHDEDILFIRECNVPSPEEGPEPRSRWTLVFDGASNAQGHGIGAIITSPIRFHLPFTARLCFNYTNNMAEYEACIFNIEVTIDLRIKILEVYGDSTLVVSQVRGDWEPRDHKLIPYKEHIIKLIPCFDQITFHHIPREENKLADTLATLTSTFKVKWMNEAPSIHSEHLDEPAYCFATKEELDGKPWYHDIKTYLEKHMYPKIASITDKKALRNFLSKFFLNGDVLYKQSYDSVLLRCLDRHEAERIITDVHEGSFGTYSSGHSMSKKILRAGYY